One segment of Carya illinoinensis cultivar Pawnee chromosome 13, C.illinoinensisPawnee_v1, whole genome shotgun sequence DNA contains the following:
- the LOC122292439 gene encoding extensin-2-like isoform X1, whose translation MANLWHYLVYALGLFLLATNVVAAIDEPSFVHSPPPNQIRRPPIKVPNPLQPFHNHRQPPPLLPYYKKSPPPPPSRRKYPPPPPPYYKKSPPPPSHCKSPPPLSPYYKKSPPPPPPRHQNRKPPHNSQMSPPPPMPNYQNSPPPPQLDNQKSPPPPYVSKSPPPPSSSPPPISPPTPTPSPSSEPPLPTSPSPFPSIPLSPAPSSSLSPSISLLPPPSPPPSLSPSSSPLPGTEPLLPPSPSPFTSTPLAPTPYSSLSPTTFLLPTPSLSPSISPSPIIELLSPPSPSPSPSPSSSPLPGNEPLLPPSPSSFSSIPLSPTPSSSLFPSTLPLPPPSLSPSISPSPINEPQTPPSPSPSSSPSSSTLPSNEPLPPPSPSPSPSPSSSPLPGNEPLLPHSTSPISYTPLSSTPSSSLSPYTFPLPPPSLSLSISPSPINEPLSPPSPIPSPSPSSSTLPGNKPLLPPSPSPFPSEPLSPTPYSSLSPSTFPLPPPYLSPSISPSPVNEPLPPPSPSPSPSQSSSPLPSNEPLLPSSPSPISYTHLSPTPSSFLSPSTFPQPPTSLSPSISPSPINKPLSRPSSSPSPSPSSSTLSGNEPLLPPSPSHFPSEPLSPTPSSSLSPSTFPLPPLSLSLSISLSPVNEPPPPPSPSSSATHSPPPSPSPSQVLSPSPSHVNESQSQSSPSPSSSSSPSPSPSASITPLPPPLPSQSPSPSTSPSLSPSPSPSISTSLSLPSSPSPSQLEPPPPYIHQSPSPPLQSPPPPPPSHPQPRYKFPPSPKPSPPSPRYKSPPPPKPTPPPPRYKSPPPPKPSPPSPSYKSPPPPSPSPPPPHYKSPPPPSGSSPRT comes from the coding sequence ATGGCCAATCTATGGCATTACCTCGTCTATGCATTGGGATTGTTCTTGTTAGCCACCAATGTAGTAGCAGCCATTGACGAGCCTAGTTTTGTTCACTCTCCCCCTCCTAACCAAATAAGACGACCACCAATAAAGGTCCCAAACCCACTACAACCATTTCACAATCATAGGCAACCACCTCCACTATTACCATATTACAAGAAgtctcctccaccaccaccaagtCGTCGTAAATACCCGCCACCTCCACCACCATACTACAAGAAGTCTCCTCCACCACCAAGTCATTGTAAATCCCCGCCACCTCTATCACCATACTACAAAAAGtctcctcctccaccaccaccacgcCATCAAAATCGTAAGCCACCACATAATTCCCAAATGTCCCCACCACCGCCAATGCCAAACTACCAAAACTCCCCTCCTCCACCACAGCTAGACAACCAAaagtctcctcctcctccttatgTTTCTAAATCTCCTccaccaccatcatcatcacCTCCCCCTATTTCacctccaactccaactccatCACCTAGTAGTGAACCACCATTACCAACTTCTCCATCTCCATTCCCATCCATACCTTTATCTCCAGCTCCATCCTCTTCTCTATCCCCATCTATATCTTTGTTGCCACCACCTTCTCCACCTCCTTCCCTGTCaccatcttcatctccattacCTGGAACCGAGCCACTACTACCACCTTCTCCATCTCCATTCACATCCACACCTCTAGCCCCAACTCCATATTCGTCCTTATCTCCAACAACATTCCTACTACCAACACCATCTCTGTCTCCATCTATATCTCCATCACCTATCATTGAGCTACTATCACCACCTTCTCCATCCCCTTCCCCCTCACCATCTTCATCCCCATTACCTGGCAATGAACCACTATTACCACCTTCTCCATCTTCATTCTCATCCATACCTCTATCTCCAACTCCATCTTCATCCTTATTTCCATCAACATTGCCACTACCACCACCATCTCTATCTCCATCTATATCCCCATCACCTATCAATGAGCCACAAACACCACCTTCTCCATCTCCTTCCTCGTCACCATCTTCATCCACATTACCTAGCAATGAACCACTGCCACCACCTTCTCCATCTCCTTCCCCCTCACCATCTTCATCCCCACTACCTGGCAACGAACCACTACTACCACATTCTACATCTCCAATCTCTTATACACCTCTATCTTCAACTCCATCTTCTTCCCTATCTCCATATACATTCCCATTACCACCACCATCTCTATCTCTATCTATATCCCCATCACCTATCAATGAGCCATTGTCACCACCATCTCCAATTCCTTCCCCATCACCATCTTCATCCACATTGCCTGGCAACAAACCACTACTACCACCTTCTCCATCTCCATTCCCATCTGAACCTCTATCTCCAACTCCATATTCTTCCTTATCACCATCTACATTCCCACTACCACCACCATATCTATCTCCATCTATATCTCCATCACCTGTCAATGAGCCACTGCCACCACCTTCTCCATCTCCTTCCCCCTCACAATCTTCATCCCCATTACCTAGCAACGAACCACTACTACCATCTTCTCCATCTCCAATCTCATATACACATCTATCTCCAACTCCATCTTCTTTCTTATCACCATCTACATTCCCACAACCACCAACATCTCTATCCCCATCTATATCCCCATCACCTATCAATAAGCCACTGTCACGACCTTCTTCATCTCCTTCCCCATCACCATCTTCATCCACATTATCTGGCAATGAACCACTGCTACCACCTTCTCCATCTCATTTCCCATCCGAACCTTTATCTCCAACTCCATCTTCTTCCTTATCTCCATCTACATTCCCACTACCACCActatctctatctctatctATATCTCTATCACCTGTCAATGagccaccgccaccaccatctCCATCCTCATCTGCAACTCATTCTCCACCACCATCCCCATCTCCATCCCAAGTTTTATCCCCATCCCCATCACATGTCAATGAATCACAATCACAATCTTCGCCATCTCCATCTTCATCCTCTTCACCATCTCCATCCCCATCTGCATCCATAACTCCACTGCCACCACCCTTGCCATCTCAGTCTCCATCCCCATCAACCTCTCCTTCTCTATCTCCATCCCCATCTCCATCCATATCCACATCCCTATCATTACCTTCTTCACCATCCCCATCACAATTAGAACCTCCACCTCCATATATTCATCAATCACCATCACCACCATTGCAAtctccaccaccacctcctccaTCCCATCCCCAACCCCGCTACAAGTTTCCACCATCACCTAAGCCATCTCCTCCTTCACCCCGCTACAAGTCTCCACCACCACCTAAGCCAACTCCTCCGCCACCTCGTTACAAGTCTCCACCACCACCTAAGCCATCTCCTCCTTCACCCAGCTACAAGTCTCCCCCACCACCTTCTCCATCTCCGCCTCCACCCCACTACAAATCTCCACCTCCACCATCAGGTTCATCTCCTCGTACTTAA
- the LOC122292439 gene encoding basic proline-rich protein-like isoform X2: protein MANLWHYLVYALGLFLLATNVVAAIDEPSFVHSPPPNQIRRPPIKVPNPLQPFHNHRQPPPLLPYYKKSPPPPPSRRKYPPPPPPYYKKSPPPPSHCKSPPPLSPYYKKSPPPPPPRHQNRKPPHNSQMSPPPPMPNYQNSPPPPQLDNQKSPPPPYVSKSPPPPSSSPPPISPPTPTPSPSSEPPLPTSPSPFPSIPLSPAPSSSLSPSISLLPPPSPPPSLSPSSSPLPGTEPLLPPSPSPFTSTPLAPTPYSSLSPTTFLLPTPSLSPSISPSPIIELLSPPSPSPSPSPSSSPLPGNEPLLPPSPSSFSSIPLSPTPSSSLFPSTLPLPPPSLSPSISPSPINEPQTPPSPSPSSSPSSSTLPSNEPLPPPSPSPSPSPSSSPLPGNEPLLPHSTSPISYTPLSSTPSSSLSPYTFPLPPPSLSLSISPSPINEPLSPPSPIPSPSPSSSTLPGNKPLLPPSPSPFPSEPLSPTPYSSLSPSTFPLPPPYLSPSISPSPVNEPLPPPSPSPSPSQSSSPLPSNEPLLPSSPSPISYTHLSPTPSSFLSPSTFPQPPTSLSPSISPSPINKPLSRPSSSPSPSPSSSTLSGNEPLLPPSPSHFPSEPLSPTPSSSLSPSTFPLPPLSLSLSISLSPVNEPPPPPSPSSSATHSPPPSPSPSQVLSPSPSHVNESQSQSSPSPSSSSSPSPSPSASITPLPPPLPSQSPSPSTSPSLSPSPSPSISTSLSLPSSPSPSQLEPPPPYIHQSPSPPLQSPPPPPPSHPQPRYKFPPSPKPSPPSPRYKSPPPPKPTPPPPRYKSPPPPKPSPPSPSYKSPPPPSPSPPPPHYKSPPPPSGTLL, encoded by the exons ATGGCCAATCTATGGCATTACCTCGTCTATGCATTGGGATTGTTCTTGTTAGCCACCAATGTAGTAGCAGCCATTGACGAGCCTAGTTTTGTTCACTCTCCCCCTCCTAACCAAATAAGACGACCACCAATAAAGGTCCCAAACCCACTACAACCATTTCACAATCATAGGCAACCACCTCCACTATTACCATATTACAAGAAgtctcctccaccaccaccaagtCGTCGTAAATACCCGCCACCTCCACCACCATACTACAAGAAGTCTCCTCCACCACCAAGTCATTGTAAATCCCCGCCACCTCTATCACCATACTACAAAAAGtctcctcctccaccaccaccacgcCATCAAAATCGTAAGCCACCACATAATTCCCAAATGTCCCCACCACCGCCAATGCCAAACTACCAAAACTCCCCTCCTCCACCACAGCTAGACAACCAAaagtctcctcctcctccttatgTTTCTAAATCTCCTccaccaccatcatcatcacCTCCCCCTATTTCacctccaactccaactccatCACCTAGTAGTGAACCACCATTACCAACTTCTCCATCTCCATTCCCATCCATACCTTTATCTCCAGCTCCATCCTCTTCTCTATCCCCATCTATATCTTTGTTGCCACCACCTTCTCCACCTCCTTCCCTGTCaccatcttcatctccattacCTGGAACCGAGCCACTACTACCACCTTCTCCATCTCCATTCACATCCACACCTCTAGCCCCAACTCCATATTCGTCCTTATCTCCAACAACATTCCTACTACCAACACCATCTCTGTCTCCATCTATATCTCCATCACCTATCATTGAGCTACTATCACCACCTTCTCCATCCCCTTCCCCCTCACCATCTTCATCCCCATTACCTGGCAATGAACCACTATTACCACCTTCTCCATCTTCATTCTCATCCATACCTCTATCTCCAACTCCATCTTCATCCTTATTTCCATCAACATTGCCACTACCACCACCATCTCTATCTCCATCTATATCCCCATCACCTATCAATGAGCCACAAACACCACCTTCTCCATCTCCTTCCTCGTCACCATCTTCATCCACATTACCTAGCAATGAACCACTGCCACCACCTTCTCCATCTCCTTCCCCCTCACCATCTTCATCCCCACTACCTGGCAACGAACCACTACTACCACATTCTACATCTCCAATCTCTTATACACCTCTATCTTCAACTCCATCTTCTTCCCTATCTCCATATACATTCCCATTACCACCACCATCTCTATCTCTATCTATATCCCCATCACCTATCAATGAGCCATTGTCACCACCATCTCCAATTCCTTCCCCATCACCATCTTCATCCACATTGCCTGGCAACAAACCACTACTACCACCTTCTCCATCTCCATTCCCATCTGAACCTCTATCTCCAACTCCATATTCTTCCTTATCACCATCTACATTCCCACTACCACCACCATATCTATCTCCATCTATATCTCCATCACCTGTCAATGAGCCACTGCCACCACCTTCTCCATCTCCTTCCCCCTCACAATCTTCATCCCCATTACCTAGCAACGAACCACTACTACCATCTTCTCCATCTCCAATCTCATATACACATCTATCTCCAACTCCATCTTCTTTCTTATCACCATCTACATTCCCACAACCACCAACATCTCTATCCCCATCTATATCCCCATCACCTATCAATAAGCCACTGTCACGACCTTCTTCATCTCCTTCCCCATCACCATCTTCATCCACATTATCTGGCAATGAACCACTGCTACCACCTTCTCCATCTCATTTCCCATCCGAACCTTTATCTCCAACTCCATCTTCTTCCTTATCTCCATCTACATTCCCACTACCACCActatctctatctctatctATATCTCTATCACCTGTCAATGagccaccgccaccaccatctCCATCCTCATCTGCAACTCATTCTCCACCACCATCCCCATCTCCATCCCAAGTTTTATCCCCATCCCCATCACATGTCAATGAATCACAATCACAATCTTCGCCATCTCCATCTTCATCCTCTTCACCATCTCCATCCCCATCTGCATCCATAACTCCACTGCCACCACCCTTGCCATCTCAGTCTCCATCCCCATCAACCTCTCCTTCTCTATCTCCATCCCCATCTCCATCCATATCCACATCCCTATCATTACCTTCTTCACCATCCCCATCACAATTAGAACCTCCACCTCCATATATTCATCAATCACCATCACCACCATTGCAAtctccaccaccacctcctccaTCCCATCCCCAACCCCGCTACAAGTTTCCACCATCACCTAAGCCATCTCCTCCTTCACCCCGCTACAAGTCTCCACCACCACCTAAGCCAACTCCTCCGCCACCTCGTTACAAGTCTCCACCACCACCTAAGCCATCTCCTCCTTCACCCAGCTACAAGTCTCCCCCACCACCTTCTCCATCTCCGCCTCCACCCCACTACAAATCTCCACCTCCACCATCAG gtacCTTATTATAA